One region of Chitinophaga varians genomic DNA includes:
- a CDS encoding nucleotidyl transferase AbiEii/AbiGii toxin family protein produces MIREWIDSYQPANREEALLALREIMQETALAGLQRAGFFEKAAFYGGTALRIFYGLDRFSEDLDFSLLEKNPDFSFDKYLDALVTEFASLGMQVSVREKSKTRQTHVESAFLKSETVWKELILEEIIPQKGLDQVAHLKIKLEVDTLPPLGFDTEDKLLLRPFSFYVKCFTIHDLFAGKMHALLFRKWKENVKGRDWYDLEWYIKKGIALNLRHFLLRAQDSGDWEKNTISPAALRKLLQEKIDMVDFTKVKADIVRFIKNPAVLEVWSPKYFHDLVTHLKTIS; encoded by the coding sequence ATGATCAGAGAATGGATCGATTCCTACCAACCCGCTAACAGAGAAGAGGCTTTACTGGCCTTGCGGGAGATCATGCAGGAAACAGCACTTGCCGGACTGCAGCGGGCGGGCTTTTTTGAGAAAGCCGCTTTCTATGGCGGAACAGCTTTACGGATATTTTATGGGCTGGACCGCTTTTCTGAAGATCTCGACTTTTCGCTGTTGGAGAAAAATCCTGATTTTTCATTTGACAAATACCTGGACGCTCTCGTTACAGAATTTGCCTCGCTTGGCATGCAAGTGTCCGTGAGAGAAAAAAGCAAAACACGTCAAACTCATGTTGAATCTGCTTTTCTCAAATCTGAAACCGTCTGGAAAGAACTGATACTGGAAGAGATTATTCCGCAAAAAGGGCTCGATCAGGTAGCTCATTTAAAAATCAAACTGGAAGTAGATACGTTGCCACCATTGGGTTTTGATACCGAAGACAAACTGCTGCTAAGGCCATTTTCCTTTTATGTGAAGTGTTTTACCATCCATGATTTGTTTGCGGGCAAAATGCATGCATTGCTTTTCCGTAAGTGGAAAGAAAATGTAAAAGGGCGGGATTGGTACGATCTTGAGTGGTATATTAAAAAAGGAATAGCCTTAAACCTGCGGCATTTCCTGCTGCGGGCACAGGACAGCGGAGACTGGGAAAAGAACACCATCTCGCCTGCTGCACTCCGGAAACTGTTACAGGAAAAAATCGATATGGTCGATTTCACTAAAGTAAAAGCAGATATTGTTCGGTTTATTAAAAATCCGGCCGTGCTGGAAGTATGGTCGCCAAAATATTTCCATGACCTTGTCACTCATTTAAAGACGATCTCCTAA
- a CDS encoding response regulator, which yields MEKHIITRPQLLLVDDNQEILDFIADDLQDKYHIVTAKDGVAALQVLRDSAIQLVVSDVMMPEMDGFELCRQIKSDVEYSHIPVILLTARNTLQSKIEGLELGADAYIEKPFSPAHLEAQIASLLSNRQKVRDHFAAEPAVPIRSMAISHADEAFLDKLHEIILQHLTDVNLDVEVLADKMNMSRPTLYRKIKVISDLTPHELINLTRLKKAATLLDSGYYKVNEAAEMTGFASLNNFSRNFQKQFGMLPSEYLGRR from the coding sequence ATGGAAAAGCATATCATAACCCGGCCACAGCTGCTGCTGGTAGACGATAATCAGGAAATCCTTGATTTCATCGCCGACGACCTGCAGGACAAGTACCACATCGTTACCGCAAAAGACGGTGTTGCCGCCCTGCAGGTGCTACGTGACAGCGCCATTCAGCTGGTCGTCAGTGATGTGATGATGCCTGAAATGGACGGCTTTGAGCTTTGCCGCCAGATCAAATCGGACGTGGAATACAGCCATATCCCCGTGATACTGCTCACCGCCCGCAATACCCTGCAGTCCAAGATCGAAGGCCTTGAACTGGGCGCAGACGCCTATATCGAAAAGCCTTTCTCCCCGGCTCACCTGGAAGCACAAATTGCCAGCCTGCTGAGCAACCGGCAAAAGGTGCGGGACCATTTCGCCGCAGAACCCGCCGTTCCTATCCGCAGCATGGCCATCTCCCACGCCGATGAAGCATTCCTCGACAAGCTGCACGAAATCATCCTCCAGCACCTCACCGATGTAAACCTCGATGTGGAAGTCCTTGCCGACAAAATGAACATGAGCCGCCCTACCCTGTACCGCAAAATAAAAGTCATCTCTGATCTTACCCCGCATGAACTGATCAACCTCACCCGCCTTAAAAAGGCCGCCACACTGCTGGACAGCGGATATTACAAAGTCAATGAAGCCGCAGAAATGACCGGCTTTGCGTCGTTGAATAATTTCAGCCGCAATTTTCAGAAACAGTTTGGCATGCTGCCTTCAGAATATTTGGGAAGGAGGTAA
- a CDS encoding two-component regulator propeller domain-containing protein: MRGIVIFLLLFAGFPAFGQSVNFIHYQVENGLSNNAVICSLQDRQGFMWFGTKDGLNRFDGYTFRVFRHDPQQPGSIGGNYISVIWEDNDGLLYIGTDKGLYAYNPATEQFTFIKAQPGIILAIDKDLDGNIWFSDDLKLYRYNPHTGELKAPAHYPQASNLCRATDGNIWLTSPEGRIAIYNRQTDRFTAYSLFDHSPPTTSTWTTKMTGTGPDTILVGTTTQGLKLFNTRLHTYEDLLTRTEEGTGTYVRDFLRRGPDEYWIATESGIYIYHPSDKSYINLRKKYNDPYSISDNAVYTLYRDRENGIWAGTYFGGVNYFTESYTAFEKFFPRTGENALGGNAVREICADRYGRLWIGTEDGGLNSMDIRSGNITRFRPLPGGGGLSHTNLHGLLVIGDTLWIGTFEHGLDLMDVRSGKFIRHYAAGNGPYDMRSNFIYSITQDHNGDILFCTSRGLYRYLRDRDGFALIKELPDYLFYTCVYQDSEGTYWAGTTRDGLHHFNPRTGKKGVYIFSSTDSTSLPNNRVDHIFEDSRRQLWFTTEGGLCRLDKSTNRFTRYTTRNGLLSNMTYNLLEDDQHDLWITTSKGLAHLHPRTGNIKVYTKANGLLNDQFNYNSAYKDSCGTMYFGSVKGMIRFNPASLPADSYVPPVYLTGFQVYNKPLSPGNAALPKAINYTDTITLAYDQSSFSIDFAALRFSAPETTPYAYKMEGLDKDWTYLETNRKAVFTKLAPGTYRFLVKAANNSGQWTTAPRQLTIRILPPFWASYPAYACYLICLCSITWFIIRHYRQRSRQQQQRRMELLEHEKEKELYQAKIEFFTHIAHEIRTPLTLIKGPMEKVIQRSGEVPQVQKNLQIMERNTNRLLDLTNQLLDFRRTEINGYKLNFVKATIPALLQEIHLQFLSAAEQKELQFRISLPVQEFFAYIDIEAFNKIISNLVSNAIKYASGEVLITLLPVCPDAAHFTIHIQNDGILIPAEMKEKIFEPFFRGKGADNQPGTGLGLSIARSLTQLHQGTLELQHTTNRHNLFVLTLPIHQEIEFNLSKWKSIS, encoded by the coding sequence TTGCGTGGTATTGTCATTTTCCTGTTGCTCTTCGCCGGCTTTCCGGCCTTCGGCCAGTCTGTCAACTTTATACATTACCAGGTAGAGAACGGGCTGTCAAATAATGCGGTGATCTGTTCTTTGCAGGACAGGCAAGGGTTCATGTGGTTTGGCACCAAGGACGGCCTCAACCGCTTTGACGGCTATACGTTCCGCGTTTTCCGTCACGACCCGCAGCAGCCAGGCAGTATCGGCGGCAACTATATATCGGTGATATGGGAAGATAATGATGGCCTGTTGTATATCGGCACCGATAAAGGGCTGTACGCCTACAATCCAGCCACAGAACAGTTCACCTTCATCAAAGCCCAGCCGGGTATTATCCTCGCCATCGACAAAGACCTCGATGGCAACATCTGGTTCAGCGACGACCTGAAATTGTACCGTTACAATCCGCATACCGGCGAACTGAAGGCGCCGGCACATTATCCGCAGGCCAGCAACCTGTGCAGGGCCACGGATGGCAACATCTGGCTGACATCGCCCGAAGGGCGGATAGCCATCTACAACAGGCAAACAGACCGGTTTACGGCCTATTCCCTGTTTGACCACTCTCCCCCAACAACCTCCACGTGGACCACCAAAATGACAGGCACCGGTCCGGACACCATTCTCGTTGGCACTACCACGCAGGGGCTTAAACTGTTCAACACCCGGCTACATACGTACGAAGACCTGCTCACCCGCACCGAAGAAGGCACGGGCACGTATGTACGTGATTTCCTGCGCCGCGGACCCGATGAATACTGGATAGCTACGGAAAGCGGCATCTACATCTACCATCCGTCTGATAAAAGTTATATCAACCTCCGAAAAAAATACAACGATCCCTATTCTATCTCCGACAACGCAGTATACACGTTGTACCGCGACCGGGAAAACGGAATATGGGCAGGCACTTATTTCGGTGGTGTTAATTATTTCACAGAATCTTATACCGCTTTTGAAAAATTTTTTCCGCGCACCGGTGAAAACGCCCTCGGCGGCAACGCTGTGCGGGAAATATGCGCCGACCGCTACGGCCGCCTCTGGATAGGCACCGAAGACGGCGGACTAAACAGCATGGACATACGCAGTGGCAACATCACGCGTTTCAGGCCTCTGCCTGGCGGAGGCGGACTGTCACACACCAATCTGCATGGCCTGCTCGTTATCGGAGACACGCTGTGGATAGGCACTTTCGAGCATGGCCTCGATCTGATGGACGTACGCAGCGGGAAATTTATCCGTCACTACGCCGCCGGCAACGGCCCCTACGACATGCGCAGCAACTTTATCTACAGCATTACGCAGGACCATAACGGCGATATTCTGTTCTGCACTTCGAGGGGGCTTTACCGTTATCTCCGTGATCGTGACGGCTTCGCCCTTATTAAAGAACTACCGGATTATCTCTTTTATACCTGCGTATACCAGGACAGCGAAGGCACTTACTGGGCGGGCACCACACGCGACGGCCTCCATCATTTCAATCCGCGTACCGGCAAAAAAGGCGTGTATATCTTCAGCAGTACCGACAGTACCAGTCTGCCTAACAACCGCGTAGACCATATCTTTGAAGACAGCCGTCGCCAGCTCTGGTTCACCACCGAGGGAGGCCTCTGCCGGCTGGACAAATCCACCAATCGTTTCACGAGATATACCACCCGCAACGGGCTACTAAGCAACATGACCTATAACCTTTTGGAAGATGACCAGCACGATTTATGGATCACCACTTCCAAAGGGCTGGCACATCTCCATCCCCGCACCGGTAACATCAAAGTATATACGAAAGCGAATGGTCTGCTAAATGACCAGTTCAATTACAACTCAGCCTACAAAGACAGCTGCGGCACCATGTATTTCGGCAGCGTAAAAGGCATGATACGCTTCAATCCCGCCAGCCTGCCCGCTGACAGCTATGTGCCGCCCGTGTACCTCACCGGTTTCCAGGTGTATAACAAACCACTGTCGCCTGGTAATGCAGCCTTGCCGAAAGCCATCAATTACACCGATACCATTACCCTCGCCTATGACCAGTCGTCTTTCAGCATCGATTTTGCGGCGCTGCGTTTCAGTGCGCCGGAAACAACGCCGTACGCCTACAAAATGGAAGGACTGGATAAAGACTGGACATACCTGGAAACCAATCGCAAGGCCGTCTTCACCAAACTGGCACCCGGCACCTATCGCTTCCTGGTGAAAGCCGCCAACAACAGCGGCCAGTGGACCACCGCGCCGCGGCAACTGACCATTCGCATACTGCCGCCATTCTGGGCCAGCTATCCCGCTTATGCATGTTATCTCATCTGCCTGTGCAGTATTACCTGGTTTATCATCCGGCATTACCGCCAGCGCAGCCGGCAGCAGCAACAGCGCCGTATGGAGTTGCTTGAACATGAAAAAGAAAAAGAACTGTACCAGGCCAAGATTGAATTCTTCACACACATCGCCCATGAAATACGTACACCGCTGACGCTCATCAAAGGCCCTATGGAGAAAGTGATACAACGCTCAGGAGAAGTTCCGCAGGTACAGAAGAACCTTCAGATCATGGAGCGCAATACCAACCGGCTGTTGGACCTTACCAATCAACTGCTCGATTTCCGGCGGACGGAAATCAACGGTTATAAACTGAATTTTGTCAAAGCCACCATTCCGGCGCTGTTGCAGGAGATACACCTACAGTTCCTTTCCGCAGCCGAACAGAAAGAGCTGCAGTTTCGTATATCCCTTCCCGTGCAGGAATTTTTTGCTTATATCGATATAGAAGCGTTCAACAAAATCATCAGCAACCTGGTGAGCAATGCTATTAAATATGCCAGCGGAGAGGTGTTGATAACGCTGTTGCCTGTGTGCCCCGATGCGGCACATTTTACCATACATATTCAAAACGACGGCATCCTTATTCCGGCGGAGATGAAGGAGAAGATATTTGAGCCGTTCTTCCGTGGCAAAGGGGCCGACAACCAGCCTGGCACCGGTCTGGGCCTGTCCATCGCGCGGTCGCTCACGCAGCTGCACCAGGGCACGCTGGAGCTGCAACACACCACCAACCGTCATAATCTGTTCGTACTGACCTTACCTATACATCAGGAAATAGAATTTAATCTCAGCAAATGGAAAAGCATATCATAA
- a CDS encoding family 43 glycosylhydrolase — protein MKGVYLLPLYLLLSMTGLCQQLKPDTAATFTNPLLQSGPDPWVIQEGGIYYYMATTGHNITLRKTKAMSALAAAPAIVVWTPPAKGPNARDIWAPELHRLDGKWYLYYTAGSSDSIHPQHTFVLENTAADPTTGTWTDKGQIRDTAANDFAIDGTVFSYKGQRYFIWSGHNGKDNVQRLYIARMKNPWTLASGRVEIAAPRYPWEKNGINEGPEILVNKQQDVFLVFSVCGCWTDDYALGLMRLKKNADPMVAANWTKMPEPILKGKPENGAFSPGHNGFFKSVNGKEDWIIYHANSRAKQGCGGQRNPRMQRLTWDAGGLPVIGEPVKIGEPQRKPAGE, from the coding sequence ATGAAAGGCGTTTACCTGTTGCCCTTATATCTTTTACTGTCGATGACCGGGCTTTGCCAGCAGCTAAAGCCGGACACAGCCGCAACATTCACTAATCCGTTGCTGCAAAGCGGTCCCGATCCCTGGGTCATACAGGAAGGGGGCATATACTATTACATGGCTACTACCGGCCATAACATCACACTTCGCAAAACAAAAGCCATGTCGGCCTTAGCTGCTGCACCTGCCATAGTGGTATGGACGCCACCGGCCAAAGGTCCGAATGCGCGCGACATCTGGGCGCCGGAGCTACACCGCCTCGATGGTAAATGGTATCTTTATTACACTGCCGGCTCATCAGACAGCATACATCCGCAACATACTTTCGTACTGGAAAATACAGCAGCAGATCCTACTACCGGTACCTGGACCGACAAAGGACAAATCCGCGATACGGCCGCCAACGATTTCGCCATCGACGGTACCGTTTTTTCGTATAAGGGACAACGTTATTTTATCTGGAGCGGGCATAATGGTAAAGACAATGTGCAAAGGCTTTATATCGCACGCATGAAAAACCCGTGGACGCTGGCCTCCGGCCGCGTGGAGATAGCCGCGCCCCGGTATCCATGGGAGAAAAATGGTATCAACGAAGGCCCGGAAATACTGGTCAACAAACAACAAGACGTATTTCTCGTATTCTCTGTCTGCGGCTGCTGGACGGATGACTACGCCCTCGGACTGATGCGTCTCAAAAAGAATGCAGACCCGATGGTAGCGGCCAACTGGACCAAAATGCCTGAACCCATTCTCAAAGGCAAACCGGAAAACGGGGCTTTCTCCCCGGGACATAACGGCTTTTTTAAATCTGTCAACGGTAAAGAAGACTGGATCATCTACCACGCCAATTCCCGCGCTAAACAAGGCTGCGGCGGCCAACGTAATCCCCGCATGCAGCGCCTCACATGGGACGCCGGCGGCCTCCCGGTGATCGGTGAACCGGTGAAGATCGGCGAACCGCAACGCAAGCCCGCGGGAGAATAA
- a CDS encoding glycoside hydrolase family 2 protein, which yields MIKNNLLVLALSLGLTSTAYAQQQEWKIAGGKITSPWSEKVNPTAVLPEYPRPQLVRGNWKNLNGLWQYAVREKNAATPASWDGKILVPFAIESGLSGVGRTVGKDSLLWYRTSITLPATMKGKKVLLHFGAVDWRTTVYVNGKEAGSHEGGFDPFSFDITPFLKKGAQEITISVWDPTDDGPQPRGKQVKQPNGIWYTPVTGIWQTVWVEGVADTYVAGTTQTPDIDRAELTVTADIPGRQPGDVVKVTALDGGTEVASGNLEAQPLQLKIASPKLWSPESPFLYDLRFTITRKGKVIDEVKSYFAMRKSSIGKDNNGVQRMLLNNRFVFQFGPLDQGWWPDGLYTAPTDEALQYDIAQTKAMGFNMIRKHIKVEPARWYYYCDKLGMLVWQDMPSGDLGNGWEMRPGIIDRATDKKRSPESEAYYRKEWNAIINTLYNFPSIIVWTPFNEAWGQFKTMDIAAWTMKKDPSRLVNTASGGNFYPIGPIIDLHNYPEPAMPDPAVYGDKRAIVLGEYGGLGLPVDGHVWQQKDNWGYQSFKNADDMFKRYSAFTDRLEELIKLGLSAAVYTQTTDVEVEINGLMTYDRRVQKVPAEKLKAVSQKLYNPALVTLKP from the coding sequence ATGATAAAAAACAACCTTTTAGTACTGGCTTTATCCCTCGGATTAACATCCACGGCTTATGCGCAACAACAAGAGTGGAAAATAGCAGGCGGAAAAATCACTTCTCCCTGGAGTGAAAAAGTAAATCCAACAGCGGTACTGCCTGAATATCCGCGCCCACAGCTGGTGCGCGGTAACTGGAAAAACCTCAACGGATTATGGCAGTATGCTGTACGGGAGAAAAACGCCGCCACGCCCGCTTCCTGGGATGGAAAGATACTGGTGCCGTTCGCCATTGAATCAGGACTGTCCGGTGTAGGCCGCACGGTGGGCAAAGACAGCCTGTTGTGGTACCGTACCAGCATCACGCTGCCTGCTACCATGAAAGGCAAAAAGGTACTGCTGCATTTTGGTGCGGTAGACTGGCGTACGACCGTATACGTTAACGGTAAAGAAGCCGGTAGCCATGAAGGCGGTTTTGATCCCTTCTCCTTTGATATCACCCCTTTCCTGAAAAAGGGCGCGCAGGAAATTACGATCAGCGTATGGGACCCTACCGATGATGGCCCGCAGCCCAGAGGCAAACAGGTGAAACAACCTAACGGTATCTGGTATACGCCGGTCACCGGGATCTGGCAAACCGTATGGGTGGAAGGCGTGGCCGACACCTACGTCGCCGGCACTACACAAACACCCGACATCGATCGCGCGGAACTGACCGTGACGGCAGATATCCCCGGCCGCCAGCCTGGCGACGTGGTGAAAGTGACAGCGTTGGACGGCGGTACGGAAGTCGCTTCCGGCAACCTGGAAGCACAACCGCTGCAACTGAAGATCGCGTCCCCTAAGTTATGGTCACCGGAATCACCGTTCCTGTATGATCTCCGCTTTACCATCACCCGTAAAGGCAAGGTGATAGACGAGGTAAAGAGTTACTTCGCCATGCGTAAATCTTCCATCGGAAAAGACAACAACGGCGTTCAGCGCATGCTGCTCAACAACCGCTTCGTGTTCCAGTTCGGTCCGCTGGACCAGGGCTGGTGGCCTGACGGATTGTACACCGCGCCCACTGACGAAGCGCTGCAATACGATATCGCGCAAACCAAAGCGATGGGCTTCAACATGATCCGCAAACATATCAAAGTAGAACCAGCCAGATGGTACTATTACTGCGATAAACTCGGTATGCTGGTATGGCAGGACATGCCCAGCGGCGACCTCGGCAACGGCTGGGAAATGCGCCCGGGCATCATCGACAGGGCCACTGATAAAAAACGTTCTCCCGAATCCGAAGCATACTATCGCAAAGAGTGGAACGCGATCATCAATACCCTTTATAATTTCCCTTCCATCATCGTATGGACGCCGTTCAACGAAGCATGGGGACAGTTTAAGACCATGGACATCGCGGCATGGACGATGAAGAAAGACCCGTCCCGCCTGGTGAATACCGCCAGCGGTGGCAACTTCTACCCGATAGGGCCCATCATCGACCTGCACAATTATCCTGAGCCGGCCATGCCTGATCCTGCGGTATATGGCGACAAACGCGCTATCGTGCTGGGTGAGTACGGCGGACTGGGACTGCCGGTAGATGGACATGTATGGCAGCAGAAAGATAACTGGGGATACCAGAGCTTTAAAAACGCCGATGATATGTTTAAACGTTACTCCGCTTTCACTGACCGGCTGGAGGAGCTGATCAAACTGGGACTGTCCGCAGCGGTGTATACCCAAACCACCGACGTGGAAGTGGAAATTAACGGTCTGATGACCTACGACCGCAGAGTCCAGAAAGTACCCGCAGAGAAACTGAAAGCGGTAAGCCAAAAACTTTATAATCCAGCCCTGGTAACACTCAAACCCTGA